The genomic segment ACCATGACAATGGAAATTCGATTGGCTCGTATTGATGATCGATTGATTCACGGTCAAGTTGCAACCGTATGGGCAAAAGAAACAAAAGTAAACCGAATTTTGGTAGTAAGTGATGAAGTCGCAAAAGATATGTTAAGAAAAACATTATTAAAACAAGCTGCTCCTCCAGGTGTTCATACAAACGTTATTACGATTGATAAAATGATTGCCATTTTTAATGACCCTAAATTTGATAGTTTCAAAACAATGTTATTGTTTACTAATCCTTATGATGCTAGAAGAGTAGTTGAAGGTGGAGTAGTCTTAAAATCCATCAATATTGGTGGGATGAGTTTTTCAGAGGGGAAAAAGATGATCACAAATGCCGTTGCAGTGAATAACCAAGATATAAAAGACTTGAAGTATTTAAGCAATCAAGGAATCGAGTTAGAGATACGTAAAGTAGCAGCGGACAGTAAAGTTTATATGATGGATTTATTGAAAAAAGAAAAAATGATATAACCTCTAGTCAAATAGGTTTGTTTATTCTAATTGCAGTCATTTTGGATAAATGGATCTATGACTTTTAGTGTGGATAGATTAGAGTATGTTTTAATACTAGTTTGACGAAAGGAAAATAGCCACTAAACAGACAAAGGCACGATAAACTATTGCGAGTTTATCATACCGTCTTGTTGCAAGAGGCCCAACTGTTTCGAAAATGGACCGATTTGACAATGATATGGGAAATTACTGTCGCTTTCAACGGAGAATCTTATTTAAGTTGGGGTATTGAACCTTGATTGGACTAACTCAGAACCGTTTACTGTTTGAGTAGACGCAATAAGCTTTAATTCGATTAACTCAGAATCGTATTCCGTTTGAGTAGACACAATAAGCTATAATTCGGTTAACTCAGAACCGTTTTTCATTTGAGTAGGCATAATAAGCCATAATTCGATTAACTCAGAACCGTTTACCGTTTGAATAGACGCAATAAGCTATAATTCGGTTAACTCAGAACCGTTTTCCATTTGAGTAGACGCAATACGATTTAGTTCGACCAATTTAGAATAGGATACCAGTTGAATGGATCAAATCTAAGAGATAATACCATTCTTTCCATTAACATTCATCTTAGAGAATGTGTCAAATAATTAAAAAAAAGAACGGTATAGGGGTAAAGTTGTTCCTATACCGTTCTTTTTTTTGCTCAGTTATAAAAAAATCAAATTTGTCTTTTTAAATAACAAAATACTGGTATAATTAAAATTAGATTAATTTTTATAATACATTATTAGGAGCGGATTAAAATGGAACGAGTTTTCAATTTTTCAGCAGGACCAGCTATCATGCCGGTGCCTGTATTAAAAATCATTCAAAAAGATTTATTATCTTATCAAGGCAGTGGTATGTCGGTAATGGAATTGAGTCACCGCTCCTCTTTATTTCAATCCATTATAAATGATGCAGAATCACTTTTACGTGAATTAATGGAAATTCCTTCAAATTATAAAGTATTATTTCTTCAAGGTGGAGCGAGTTTGCAATTTACGATGGTACCATTAAATTTAGGGAAAAATAAAGTAGCCTATGTTGATACTGGAAGCTGGTCTAAAAAAGCCATAGAAGAAGCTCAAAAAGTAGAAGGCTTAACAGTAGACGTTATTGCTAGTTCTAAAGAAAATCATTATGCTAAAAATCCTATTATTCCTTTAGTTGATAAAGAATATGACTATTTACACATAACAACGAATAATACTATTGAAGGAACGGCTTTTTTGAACATTCCAACTAATATAAATGTTCCTGTAGTTGCGGATATGTCTTCTAATATTTTATCGAGCAGTTACAATGTCTCTGATTTTGGATTAATTTATGCTGGTGCTCAAAAAAATATTGGCCCTTCTGGTTTGACGGTCGTTATTATTCGTGAGGATTTAATGGAGCAAAAGAATCAGTTACCTGCAATGTTGGATTATAAAGTTCAAACAGATAATGGTTCTATGTACAATACGCCGCCGACTTTTGCGATTTATGCTGCAAAATTAATGTTTGAGTGGCTAAAAGAATTAGGCGGTGTTGCAGAGATAGAAAAAATTAATCGAACAAAAGCTGAATTGCTTTATGAAGCTATTGAAAACTCAACATTGTATCGTTCTCCAGTGTCTGCAGAGTCACGTTCCTTGACCAATATTCCATTTCTGACTGGAAAAGAAGAGTTGGACAAATTATTTATCATACAAGCTGAAAGTAAAGGATTTATGAATTTAAAAGGTCATCGCTCAGTAGGTGGAATGAGAGCCAGTTTATATAATGCTTTTCCATTAGAAGGTGTAAAAGCATTGGTTGCTTTTATGAAAGAATTTGAAGCAAACGTAGGAGGAGTATAAGATGTACACTATTAAAACGTATAATGCTATAGCAGAAGAAGGCCTAAAAAAGTTTAATATAGAAAATTATCAATTAAATCAAACGGATGATCCGGATGGGATAGTACTAAGAAGTCAAAATCTTCATGATATGAAGTTTTCAAGTCAGTTAAAGGCCATTGCACGTGCGGGTGCCGGTACGAATAATATCCCTATACAAGAGTGCACTGAAAAAGGCATCGTTGTTTTTAATACACCAGGAGCTAATGCAAATGCGGTAAAAGAATTGGTATTAGCTAGCCTGTTATTAGCGGTTCGTCCAATAATTGAAGGTGTAGAGTGGGTAAAAACACTTGAAGGACCAGATGTAGATAAAAAAGTAGAGGCAGAAAAAAAACGCTTTGTAGGAAGTGAACTAGCAGGCAAGCAATTAGGGGTTATCGGTTTAGGATCAATTGGTGCGATGGTAGCAAATGATGCTTATCGTTTAGGGATGGACGTTGTTGGCTATGATCCTTATGTTTCAGTTGATACGGCTTGGAGTATCTCTAGCAGGGTAAAACGGGTACTGTCTATTGAAGAAGTATTGACAACTTCAGACTATATAACTGTCCATGTTCCTCTGTTAGATTCAACCCGAGCAATGATTAGTGCTGAGAAGCTGGCTTTAATAAAAAAGGAAGCCGTTTTATTGAATTTTGCTCGCGGCGAATTAGTAGATCTGGATGCAGTTATTTCTGCTCTTAAAAATGGACAACTAAAAAGCTATTTGACCGATTTTGCTGATGAGCGTCTGATTGAGATGGATAATGTGGTCGTGTTGCCTCATTTAGGCGCTTCAACCGAAGAAGCGGAAATCAATTGTGCCAAAATGGCTTCAAAGACATTAAAGTATTTCTTAGAAACTGGAAACATCGTTCATTCTGTCAATTTTCCGACAGTAGAGATGGTTCTTAATTTTCCACTTCGTTTAGCAATTATTAATCGAAATATCACCAATATGGTAGCGCAGATGTCTATTGGGTTAGCTGAATATGGTGTAAATATCGTGAATATTATGAATAAAAGCCGCGGAGATTATGCATATACATTAATTGATATCGAATCTATTCCAGAAGAGAAATTAATGGATATCGTGAATAGAATAAAAAGTGTCGCAGGTATTTTAAGCGTTCGAGTAATAAAAAATGAGAGCATAAAGTAGGAGGAGAAATCATGGTGAAAATCAAACCTTTTAAAGCTATCCGTCCAGAACCAACGTATGCCGGAGACATAGCCTCTCTTCCTTATGATGTGCTGAGCACAAAAGAAGCACGAATACTAGGGGATCAGAATGAAAAATCTTTTTTACACATTGATAAAGCAGAAATAGATTTAGCTGAAGAAAACTCTCCATATGCAGAAGAAGTGTATCTAAGAGCGGTAAGCAATTTAAAAGAGTTCTTAAAAAAAGAGTGGCTGGTACAGGATCAGCAGGAACAATTCTATCTGTATCAATTGACCATGAATGGACGTTCACAGATGGGACTAGTAGTCTGTGCATCGATTGAAGATTATCTAGAAAACAATATCAAAAAGCATGAATTTACACGTGAAGAAAAAGAATTGGACCGCATTCGGCACGTCGATGCAACAGATGCGAATACAAGTCCAATATTTTTAACTTACCGGGATGAAGAAGCCGTCAATACACTGATTGAACAATGGGTAGCAGACCATGCGCCTGTTTATCATTTTTCTAGTTTCCATTCTGTTGAACATAAAGTATGGGTAATTGATCAATCAATTATTATTGATCAGTTAAGACAACTATTTGAACAAAATGTAACAGAATTGTACATTGCTGATGGGCATCATCGAACAGAATCAGCTGTTAAAGTAGCTTTAAAAAGAAAAGAAGCATCTCCTAATGCATCAATTGAAGAAGAATTTAATTACTTTTTAGCTGTCCTTTTTCCAAAATCGCAATTGGCTATTTTAGATTATAATCGAGTAGTAAATGAAGTGATTCCAGAAGATTTTTTAGAAAAGTTAGCGAATAAATTTGATGTTGAAAAAGTATCTTCTAGTTATAAACCGGTACAGACAAAAACAATGGGAATGTACTTAAAAAAGGAATGGTACAAATTAACGATAAAACCAGATTTTATGTCAGATGACCCAGTAAAAGGGCTGGACGTTTCGCTTTTACAAGAATATGTCTTGACGCCATTATTCGATATCAAAGATATTCGAACAGATAAACGAATCGATTTTATTGGTGGAATCAGAGGAATGGAAGCATTAAGTGAGGCTGTTGATAATGGACAGTTTACAGTAGCTTTTTCAATGTATCCGACAAAAATCGACGAATTGATACGAGTTGCGGATAGTGGAAAAGTATTGCCTCCAAAATCAACTTGGTTTGAACCGAAATTGTTAAGTGGTTTATTTATCCATGATCTTGAAAGTAACTAAATAGTAGCAAATCATTAGGGAAGAACTTCTTTATTTTCTAGTAATTTACTATTTTTTATGTTAGAGTTAGGGGTAGAAGAAACGGTAGACAGGAGGGCAATGAAATTGTACGATACACTTTTAATTGCTGAACTAATTATTTCAGTTTTACTTATTATTGTAGTCGCTATGCAACCTACAAAAACAAACAATGCTGCTAGTGCATTTACTGGCGGGGCTGAACAGTTATTTGGGAAACAAAAAGCACGTGGATTTGAAGCAGTATTGCAACGTGCTACAGTAGTACTCGGAATATTATTCTTTGCGTTGGCACTTGCTCTTGCTTATATAGCAATTCATTAATGAACTTAGTGAAGCTACCTGAAAACTTCAGGTAGCTTTTTTTTCTAAAAAAAATATTTTTATCCAGACTAAATAGGGTAATTTTTTTAAAAAAGTCGTTTATAGTGTTTGAGTATGAAAAAATGAAGATTTACAGTAAAATAGTAGAATAAAGACTTACAAGAAACGAGGAGTAGAAATGGCAATACACTCATTTTTTTTTGAAAAGGGTCCTCAAGCAGTAATCTTGATGCATGCGTATTCCAGCACACCCAATGATGTACGAATGTTGGCAAGAGCCTTAGAGAAGGAAAATTATACGGTCTATGCGCCTTTATTTAATGGGCACGGAACAGATGATCCCGAAGATATTTTAGCAGCATCTCCAAAAGATTGGGTAAGAGATGCAAAAGAAGCTATCCACTTCCTAAAAGAAAAAGGGTATCAAGAAATAGCCGTTTTTGGGTTATCTTTAGGCGGCATAATCGCAACAAAAATGCTGGTTGATAGTGAACCGATAGTGGCAGGTGGAACATTTTGTTCACCAGTTGTAAACTTTCACAGTGAAAATAATGTTAAAGAAGCATTTTTAACATTAGTACGAATAATGAAAAAGAAAGCAGGTTATTCGGAACTAGAGATAAATGACCGGATGCCAGAAGTAGAACGTAAATTAACAAATCAATTAACTGAATTAAACGAATTAACCAAATCAATGGGAAATCAGTACAGTGAGATAAAGAAACCAGTTTTTATCGCGCAAGCTGGTCAAGACGAAATGATCAACCCGGAGCTTTCTATAGCTTTTAAAGAGTCATTGAAACAAGCTCCTGTGGTAGATTTTCATTGGTATGAAGACAGTAAACATGCTGTAACCGTGGGTGTAGATCGTAAAGCGTTGCAAACAGATGTCAGCAGCTTTTTAAAACAGTTAGATTGGAATGGAGGATAAAAAATGAATGACAAAAAAACACTAAAAGAAGCTATTTTAGTTTTTATGAACGAACAAAAGAAAGTTTCATTTCAAGTCAGCGATATTAGTGAAGGAATGGGTATGACTAGTGCCGCAGATTTTAAAATACTTGTCAGTTCATTAGCTGAAATGGAACGAGAGGGCAAACTATTTTTAAATAAAAAAGGTCATTTTAAACTACCAAGCAATGATCCTGTCTTAACAGGTATTTTCAGAGCTAGTGATCGAGGATTTGGATTTGTAGCAATTGAGGATGAAGACAAAGATATCTATATTCCGCCTAATATGACCAACTATGCATTAGATGGAGATAAAGTTACAGTCGATATTATTAAACCTGCGGAACCGTGGTCAGATAAAGGTGCAGAAGGAAAAATAAAAGCGATTGTGGAACGCAATTTTACTCAATTAGTGGGTGAATTTTATGCTTACAGTGAAGAAGGAATCGAAGAAACAGGTTTGTATGGATACATTGACCCTCAAGATAAAAAAATAACGGATTTTAGAGTCTTTATTGAAGCAGAGGGCATCAAACCAGTTGACGGATCCATTGTTGTTGTTGAGATTACTTTGTATCCAGATGACGAATTTCCTAGAAGTATGCAAGGGTTAGTTAAAAAAGTCGTAGGACATATAAATGATCCAGGAATCGATATTTTAACGATTGTATACAAACATGGTATTTTAACTGAATTTTCAAAAGAAGCATTACAACAAGCGGATGAAGTTCCGGAGAAAATTAGTGAAGCGGATTTTTCGGGACGCCGTGATTTAAGAAATGAAGTTTTGGTAACGATAGATGGAGAAGATGCAAAAGACTTAGATGATGCAGTTGGATTGAAACGATTAGATAATGGAAATTACCATCTTGGTGTTCATATTGCAGATGTTTCCTACTATGTAACCGAAAATAGTCCTTTAGATGCTGAAGCATTTGAAAGAGGAACGAGTGTGTATCTGACAGATCGAGTGATACCAATGATTCCGCAACGTTTGTCTAACGGGATTTGTTCTTTAAATCCTAATGTAGACCGTCTAGCTATGAGTTGTGAAATGGAAATTACACCTGAAGGAGAAATCGTGGGACATGAAATCTTCCAAAGTGTGATCAAAACAACGAAACGAATGACTTATACAGAAGTCAATCAAATAGTGACAGATAAAAATCCAGTAACACGTGAAGAATACAGTGATTTAGTAGACATGTTTGAATTAATGGAAACATTGCATCATACACTTGAGAAAAAACGCAAGTCTCGTGGTGCTATTGATTTTGATACAAAAGAAGCAAAAATTATCGTTGATCCTGAAGGCAAACCATTAGATATCGTATTAAGAGAACGCGGCGTAGGGGAACGATTGATTGAGTCTTTTATGTTGGCTGCTAATGAAACAGTATCTGAACATTTTACTAGAATGGAAGTTCCTTTAATTTATCGTGTCCATGAACAACCTGATAGTGACCGCATGCAAAAATTCATGGAGTTTGTTACAGCATTTGGAATCACGATAAAGGGTACCAGTCAGGATGTTTCACCTAAGACTTTGCAAAAAGTAGTGAACAGCGTAAAAGGAAAACCCGAAGAACAAGTTGTTTCGACAATGATGTTAAGAAGTATGAAGCAAGCCAAATATGATGTAGAGCCATTAGGTCATTTTGGGTTAGGTGCAGAATTTTATTCTCACTTCACTTCTCCGATTCGCCGTTATCCAGATTTGATTTTACATCGTTTGATCCGTTCTTATGGAGAAAACGGAACGGGTTCTGCTCAAAAAGAAAAATGGGCAAATCGTTTACCGGATATTGCAGTCGAAACGTCAAAAGCAGAACGTCGTGCTGTTGATGCTGAGAGAGAAACAGATGCATTGAAGAAAACAGAGTATATGGCTGATAAAGTTGGCGAAATCTATGAAGGAATCATTGGTTCAGTCTTGAAATTTGGTATATTCGTTGAATTGCCGAATACGGTTGAAGGTCTGGTTCATATTTCAAATATGAAAGACGATTATTTCAACTACATCGAAGAACAAATGATGCTTGTAGGAGAACGAACTGGTGTGGTTTATCGCATCGGTCAAAAAGTTAAAGTGAAAATAACAAAAGCAGATCCTGAAACACGTGAGATCGACTTTGAATTAGTCCCAGATCCAGATGCGCCTAAATATGATGGACCAAAACGTTCAACGCAAGGCAGAGGTCGTGGAAATAGTCAAAGACGCGGGAAAGAAAACGGGTCAAGAGATAGTTTTTCTGCTTACAAACCGAAATCAAAAGAAAAAGATAAAAAGAAAAGCAAACCTTTTTACAAAGATGTAGCGAAAAAGAAGAAACCTAAAAAGAAAAAATAACGAAGTTTGAATGCGTTAGGAGGCTATTATAAATGCCAAAAGGTTCAGGTAAAGTACTTGCACAAAATAGAAAAGCAAGCTATGATTTTTCAATATTAGATACAGTAGAAGCTGGGGTAGTATTGCAAGGAACAGAGATCAAGTCTATTAGAGCAGGTCGAATCAACTTAAAAGACGGCTATGCTAAGATTCAGAATGGTGAGATTTATTTACACAATGTTCATATCAGTCCTTATGAACAAGGTAATCAGTTTAATCATGATCCATTAAGAACGAGAAAATTATTGATGCATAAAAAACAAATCATGCGTTTGCTAGGAGAAACAAAATCTAGCGGAAACACATTGATTCCATTAAAAGTTTATTTAAAAGATGGTTATGCAAAAGTATTGATTGGGTTAGCTAAAGGGAAGAAAAAATACGATAAGCGTGAAGATTTGAAACGAAAAGATCAAAAACGCGAGTTAGATCGTGCCTTAAGATCAAGATAATAGATGCTGCTTTATCAAAGTCTTTACTGTTGACTTTGATAAAGTAAGTAATGTAAAGTGAGTCTAAGAAATGAATGGCTTTTAAAAATTAAAAGTGAAAGAAGGACTACTCATGTCTGTTTATGATTATACGGTGAATGAAATTGGTGGGGAAGAAGTTTCACTATCAAAATACAAAGGAAAAGTTTTAGTAATTGTGAATACAGCAACGGAATGTGGGCTGGCTCCTCAATTAGAAAGTTTGGAAAAATTGTATCAAACGTATAAAGATCAAGGACTAGTTGTATTGGGTTTTCCTTCAAACCAGTTCATGAATCAAGAGCCTCGTGAAGGAGAGGAAATTGCTAGCTTTTGTCAGAAAAATTTTGGCGTGTCCTTTCAACTACACGAAAAAATATTATTAAATGGAAAAAAGGCAGATCCACTTTATCAATACTTGACTTCAGAAACAGGTAATAAAAAAATCAAATGGAATTTCACTAAATTCTTGATTGGTCGAGACGGAGAAATCATCAAACGATTTGGCTCAACAACTCAACCTGAAAAAATGGAAACAGATATAGCCGATGCAGTAGCAAATGGCTAACCAAATACTAAATGGGTCTTAGACAAACTGTCTTAGGCCCTTTTATTACTTTATAGCTCTATTAAAAAATGTGATAACTCTAAAGGAAAGGCCTTAGAACTAAAAAGAATGCACAAAGCAAAAAAATGATATAATGATTTGGTATACATTATAAAGGGGTGAGAGTCATGGACTTAACTAAAAAGTACTTAAATTTATTAGCTAAAGAATATCCTACTATTGGAGACACAACTACTGAAATTATTAACTTAGAAGCGATTATGAATTTGCCTAAAGGTACAGAGCATTTTGTTAGCGATGTTCATGGAGAATATGAAGCTTTTCAACATGTGCTAAGAAATGGATCAGGCAATATAAAAGAGAAAATCAAAGAAATTTTTCATAATCGTTTAAGTCAAAAAGAAATGAACAGCTTAGCAACATTAATCTATTATCCAGAAAATAAAATTCGTTTAGTCTGTAGTGAATTCGAAGATCAAGAAGAAGTAGATGAATGGTATAGGTTGACGTTGTCACGTTTGATTGAATTATGTGTATTCGTAGCTTCCAAGTACACGCGATCAAAAGTCCGTAAGGCTTTGCCCAATGAATTTGCTTATATCATTGAAGAATTGTTATCCAAAGACGGAAATGGCTATACTAACAAAGAAGATTATTATAGTGAAATTATTGGCAGTATTATTTTATTAGATAGAGGGTCTGAGTTTATTACAGCTATTTCTTATCTTATTCAACGTCTTGTAGTAGATCAGCTCCATGTAGTCGGTGATATTTATGATAGAGGCCCTTACCCAGATAAAATCATTGATACCTTGATAGAACACCATTCGGTTGATGTTCAATGGGGCAATCACGATATTTTGTGGATGGGAGCGGCAAGTGGATCAGCGGTTTGTATTGCAAATGTTCTACGGATCAGTGCTCGCTATGATAATTTAGAAATTATTGAAGATGCTTATGGCATTTCATTACGCCAATTGCTTACATTTGCCGAAATGACTTATCCAGAAGACTTGAACAGCTGTTTTTATCCTAAAATAGACCCTGATAAAGAAGATTATTTTGAAGATGAAGTACGTCAAATTACTAAAATGCATCAAGCAATCTCAGTGATCCAATTTAAACTTGAAGGAGAAATTATCAAGCGTCACTCTGAGTTCCAATTAGATCACCGCTTGTTGTTAAGCGATATCGATTACGAAAAAGGAACCATTACAATCAAAGGTACAGAGTATCCTTTATTAAATACAAATTTTCCGACGATTGATCCAGCTGACCCTTATACCTTAACACCAGAAGAAGAACTAGTAGTTGAAAAACTGGTTACAGCTTTTAAAAACTGCGAACGGCTTCAAAAACATATTGCTTACTTATATCGCAAAGGCAGTATGTATCTGACCTATAATGATAATTTATTGTTCCATGGTTGTATGCCATTGACTGAAGATGGAGAATTTATGGGGATGGAGATTCAAGGAGAACAGTATGCCGGCAGAAAGTTGTTGGATAAATTTGAAGAAGTTTTACGAAAAGGATATTTAAATAAAGATCATAAAGATAATGAAAAGTATTTAGATTATGTTTGGTATCTATGGACGGGACCGGTCTCTTCTCTTTTTGGAAAAGACCAAATGACGACCTTCGAACGGTATTATGTTGCCGATAAAGCTACACATGAAGAAAAGAAAAATGCGTATTACAAGATGCGAAATGATGAAAAAACATGTGAAAAAATTCTGAACGAATTTGGATTAGATCCTCTTAAAGGTCACATCATTAATGGGCATACACCAGTGAAAGAAAAGCGTGGAGAAGATCCAATTAAAGCAAATGGACGTATCATTGTGATCGACGGTGGATTCTCAAAAGCTTACCAAGGTACCACTGGTTTAGCAGGGTATACACTTTTATACAATTCGTATGGAATGGTTTTAGTCTCACACCAACCATTTACTTCTGTCAGTGAGGCAATTGAAAACGAAATAGATATCATGTCTACAAGAAGAGTTATCGACCGAGAACTAGATCGGAAAAAAGTAAGAGAAACCGATGTCGGCAAAGAATTGACTAAGCAAGTAAGCGATTTGAATGCACTATTGGCTGCTTACCGTAATGGGGACATTATTGAAAAAACTAGACAAAATCATACTGTTCTTAAGTAATGACCAATGGGTTAACAGAATGTTTACGTAAAACTAAACGGATAGTTACAATATCTCTCGGCTTTTTTGGTACAATTAAGAAGGATAAGAAAAGAATAGTTACCAATAGTGTACTGGAGGAGATTTTTTATGGAAGAAGGATGCACTTTTTATTTTGTCCGTCATGGGCAAACATACTTTAATCATTATAGAAGAATGCAAGGTTGGTCTAACACACCTTTAACACCTGAAGGACGAGAAGATGTCCGCAGCAGTGGAAGAGGATTAGCAGATGTAGCATTCGATGCTGCTTATACAACTGACTTGAGTCGTACGATTGAAACGGCAACCATTATTTTAGAAGAAAATAAAAAAGGAAAAGAAATGACGCTGCATCCTATGCCGGAGTTTCGAGAAGTTTTCTTTGGTTCTTTTGAAGGAAATGATGTAGATGAAACATGGGGAAAAGTGAATGAGTTAATGGGTTACTCAAGTGTAGCTGAGATGTGGGCTGAAACGTCTATCCCTGAGCAGATGAATGCTTTTAAAGAAGCAGATCCATATCATGACGCTGAAGACTTTTTAACATTTTGGTTAAGAGTCGAACAAGGGTTGATTAAGTTAATCGATAAACACCGTGATACAGGTGATAAAGTTATGATCGTAGCGCATGGAAATACAATTCGTTACTTACTGAATAACTTGGTTCCAGAACTAGAAAACCCACAACCTTTATTAAATGCAAGTGTTTCAGTGGTTAAATACTACAACGGAAGATACCATTTAGAAGCCTATAACGAAGTGGGGCACTTTAAAAATTTAGAAAACTAAATAAATATTAGATTTACAAAAAGGAGATCAATATGGTACTGCCAAAAACGTTAGTTTTTTTCGATTTAGACGGAACATTGTTAAATAATAAATCTGAAGTAGATCAAGAAGTAACTGTTGCTTTAGAAAAGTTGAAAGAAAACGGTGGAGTTCCATTTATTGCAACAGGAAGAAGTCCACTTGAAATTCAACATGTACTCGATACAACACCCATTGAGTCTTTTATCACGTTGAATGGTCAATACATTATGTATGAAGGCAAGGAAATCTACCGCAGTCAAATGCCGCAAGAGTTGTTGATTCGCTTGAAACAGGCAGCTGATGAGCGTGGTCTAGCTGTTGCTTTTTATACAAGTGATAAAATTCGAGTGACACATACTTCAGAAGAAGTTGAGAGTGCGTATAATTTTATTCACTCTAAAAGACCACCTGTTGATG from the Carnobacterium inhibens subsp. inhibens DSM 13024 genome contains:
- a CDS encoding glutathione peroxidase codes for the protein MSVYDYTVNEIGGEEVSLSKYKGKVLVIVNTATECGLAPQLESLEKLYQTYKDQGLVVLGFPSNQFMNQEPREGEEIASFCQKNFGVSFQLHEKILLNGKKADPLYQYLTSETGNKKIKWNFTKFLIGRDGEIIKRFGSTTQPEKMETDIADAVANG
- a CDS encoding fructose-bisphosphatase class III; its protein translation is MDLTKKYLNLLAKEYPTIGDTTTEIINLEAIMNLPKGTEHFVSDVHGEYEAFQHVLRNGSGNIKEKIKEIFHNRLSQKEMNSLATLIYYPENKIRLVCSEFEDQEEVDEWYRLTLSRLIELCVFVASKYTRSKVRKALPNEFAYIIEELLSKDGNGYTNKEDYYSEIIGSIILLDRGSEFITAISYLIQRLVVDQLHVVGDIYDRGPYPDKIIDTLIEHHSVDVQWGNHDILWMGAASGSAVCIANVLRISARYDNLEIIEDAYGISLRQLLTFAEMTYPEDLNSCFYPKIDPDKEDYFEDEVRQITKMHQAISVIQFKLEGEIIKRHSEFQLDHRLLLSDIDYEKGTITIKGTEYPLLNTNFPTIDPADPYTLTPEEELVVEKLVTAFKNCERLQKHIAYLYRKGSMYLTYNDNLLFHGCMPLTEDGEFMGMEIQGEQYAGRKLLDKFEEVLRKGYLNKDHKDNEKYLDYVWYLWTGPVSSLFGKDQMTTFERYYVADKATHEEKKNAYYKMRNDEKTCEKILNEFGLDPLKGHIINGHTPVKEKRGEDPIKANGRIIVIDGGFSKAYQGTTGLAGYTLLYNSYGMVLVSHQPFTSVSEAIENEIDIMSTRRVIDRELDRKKVRETDVGKELTKQVSDLNALLAAYRNGDIIEKTRQNHTVLK
- a CDS encoding histidine phosphatase family protein, producing the protein MEEGCTFYFVRHGQTYFNHYRRMQGWSNTPLTPEGREDVRSSGRGLADVAFDAAYTTDLSRTIETATIILEENKKGKEMTLHPMPEFREVFFGSFEGNDVDETWGKVNELMGYSSVAEMWAETSIPEQMNAFKEADPYHDAEDFLTFWLRVEQGLIKLIDKHRDTGDKVMIVAHGNTIRYLLNNLVPELENPQPLLNASVSVVKYYNGRYHLEAYNEVGHFKNLEN
- a CDS encoding Cof-type HAD-IIB family hydrolase, translated to MVLPKTLVFFDLDGTLLNNKSEVDQEVTVALEKLKENGGVPFIATGRSPLEIQHVLDTTPIESFITLNGQYIMYEGKEIYRSQMPQELLIRLKQAADERGLAVAFYTSDKIRVTHTSEEVESAYNFIHSKRPPVDAEIHLNEEVLMALILTMDTAIDDQLRELFPELSFYRNTPYSIDVITKGNSKATGIQELVKLMNFDTVPTYAFGDGPNDLEMLTHADYSVAMANGIDLVKNTADYITSSHTEGGIVEGLEFYDLIK